One Ammoniphilus sp. CFH 90114 genomic window carries:
- a CDS encoding metal ABC transporter ATP-binding protein, whose product MQPIIQCKDIHFNYSHNEVLKDVHFIVEQGDYVGLVGPNGSGKSTLLKIILGLVQPKQGEVKLFGIPTSSFKDWYKIGYVSQKANSFNSGFPATVYEVVSMGLYGKMGLFKRLNRQHHESIMEAIEQVGLSSLADRNIGKLSGGQQQRAFIARALVSKPSLLILDEPTVGVDTESVDRFYHLLAKLHQEHQLTLLMVTHDIGMMTHHVNKVACLNKRIHFHGDPSDFQANQQAILERAYGSHMNLVEHRH is encoded by the coding sequence ATGCAACCAATCATACAATGTAAGGATATACATTTTAACTATAGTCATAATGAAGTTTTGAAGGACGTTCATTTCATTGTCGAGCAAGGCGATTATGTAGGTCTTGTGGGTCCTAATGGCTCAGGAAAATCTACTTTACTGAAGATTATACTTGGACTTGTCCAGCCTAAACAGGGAGAAGTGAAATTATTCGGGATTCCAACTTCTTCTTTTAAAGACTGGTATAAAATTGGTTATGTCTCACAGAAAGCGAACAGCTTTAATAGTGGATTCCCTGCTACCGTATACGAAGTCGTCTCTATGGGACTCTATGGGAAAATGGGCTTATTTAAAAGACTAAATAGGCAACATCATGAATCGATCATGGAAGCCATTGAACAAGTTGGACTCTCGTCCCTTGCAGATAGAAATATAGGTAAACTCTCTGGCGGACAGCAGCAGAGAGCCTTCATTGCTCGTGCCTTAGTATCCAAACCCAGCCTACTCATCTTAGATGAACCTACGGTTGGGGTGGACACCGAATCCGTCGATCGATTTTATCATCTATTAGCGAAGCTTCACCAAGAACACCAATTAACCCTGCTCATGGTCACCCACGATATCGGAATGATGACACATCACGTGAATAAGGTAGCTTGCCTTAACAAGCGAATACATTTTCATGGAGATCCTAGTGACTTTCAAGCCAATCAGCAGGCGATTCTAGAAAGAGCATATGGCTCTCATATGAATTTAGTGGAGCACCGTCACTAG
- a CDS encoding sensor histidine kinase yields MLSTDRTMREHLLAFTNEYVSEVFGKSLNYEILYHEKKEELVETLQQALMFVLEAIESETISLKTVNDFAGSYAEHYIIYFHDAETLIRDCSELKNRFLNQIVYPHLESKFQARAVSIISTFVDEFMIRLFKEKQWELERLEVEKFNAIGNMASGMAHELRNPITSIKGFLKLIYEMHPHPEEIHHYYTIIDEEVKRLDYILERFLSLTKRRNLPMKREFEEVDISRLIDRCVSLFEFEFIRLGIETIVHLESNAVIRGNSKELEQTFINIIKNACEEFQRTPEQREKLIRISCRVSGEKVMVLFFNNGSPISPSDVKQIFNPFYSTKENGTGLGLAICKQIIEAHGGKINIYPEPDGTMVELKLPWTMET; encoded by the coding sequence ATGTTATCAACAGATCGGACGATGCGTGAGCACCTGCTTGCGTTTACGAACGAATATGTCAGTGAGGTATTTGGAAAATCGCTAAATTATGAAATACTTTATCATGAAAAGAAGGAAGAGTTAGTAGAGACTTTACAGCAAGCGCTTATGTTTGTTCTTGAGGCTATTGAAAGTGAAACCATTTCTCTAAAGACAGTCAATGATTTTGCCGGTAGCTATGCTGAGCACTATATCATTTATTTTCATGATGCAGAGACCTTAATCAGGGACTGTTCAGAATTAAAGAATCGATTTTTAAATCAGATTGTTTATCCGCACTTGGAGAGTAAGTTTCAAGCTAGAGCAGTGAGCATAATTAGTACCTTTGTAGATGAATTTATGATTCGTCTATTCAAGGAGAAACAGTGGGAATTAGAGCGTCTAGAAGTGGAGAAATTCAATGCCATAGGGAATATGGCTTCCGGAATGGCGCATGAATTACGGAATCCAATTACCAGTATCAAAGGTTTTCTCAAGCTGATCTATGAGATGCATCCTCATCCTGAAGAGATTCATCATTACTACACCATTATTGATGAAGAAGTAAAGCGGCTCGATTATATATTAGAGAGGTTCTTATCGTTAACCAAGAGAAGGAATCTCCCGATGAAGAGAGAGTTTGAAGAGGTCGATATTAGTCGTTTGATTGATCGCTGTGTCTCCCTTTTTGAGTTTGAGTTTATTCGTTTAGGTATAGAAACAATCGTTCATCTAGAGTCAAATGCCGTCATTAGAGGAAATAGCAAGGAGCTTGAACAAACCTTTATCAATATTATTAAGAATGCCTGTGAAGAGTTTCAACGCACTCCCGAACAGCGCGAGAAGCTGATTCGCATCTCCTGTCGGGTTAGCGGGGAGAAAGTAATGGTCCTCTTTTTTAATAATGGGAGCCCGATAAGCCCTAGTGATGTAAAGCAAATCTTTAATCCTTTTTACTCCACTAAAGAAAACGGCACAGGATTAGGACTAGCCATATGCAAACAGATTATCGAGGCCCACGGCGGTAAAATCAATATTTACCCCGAACCCGATGGTACCATGGTCGAGCTCAAGCTTCCATGGACAATGGAAACCTGA
- a CDS encoding TVP38/TMEM64 family protein, translated as MDIRIEELYDWINAYRGLGIAIAFILPILEAFFPILPLIAIVTGNAVAFGMWKGFFFTWLGACTGSLLVFWLIRTFSRNWTERLFHRYKGIEKSSKWFEKHGFSVLFLLRCFPFSPSSLINVLAGLSAISFHTYFWATILGKAVMVFILSYIGADLPQFIREPVKLITLLLGVALLWGVGKLVEKRYLPKS; from the coding sequence GTGGACATTAGAATAGAAGAGCTATACGATTGGATTAACGCCTATCGAGGCTTAGGGATTGCTATTGCCTTTATTCTTCCCATTCTAGAGGCATTCTTTCCGATTCTTCCGTTGATTGCTATTGTTACAGGAAACGCTGTTGCTTTCGGCATGTGGAAGGGATTCTTCTTTACATGGCTTGGAGCGTGTACAGGATCCCTCTTAGTCTTTTGGCTTATCCGGACATTCAGCCGTAATTGGACAGAGAGATTGTTCCATAGGTACAAAGGGATTGAGAAGAGCTCGAAATGGTTTGAGAAGCATGGATTCTCTGTGTTATTTCTATTAAGGTGTTTTCCGTTCTCACCATCAAGTCTAATCAATGTACTAGCGGGTTTGTCGGCTATTTCTTTTCATACCTATTTTTGGGCGACCATTCTTGGAAAAGCAGTGATGGTGTTTATCTTATCCTATATTGGGGCCGATTTGCCTCAATTCATTCGTGAACCCGTCAAGTTAATCACCTTACTTCTAGGTGTTGCGCTTCTGTGGGGAGTGGGCAAGCTGGTAGAAAAGCGCTACTTACCTAAATCGTAA
- a CDS encoding PLP-dependent transferase, which yields MDIETKLVQIGNRREKETGAISFPVTFSTAFLHPALGESTGFDYIRTKNPTRTVLEEAIAEIEGGDRGFAMSSGMAAIHVIMGLFKPGDHIIASLDLYGGTYRLFEQVWKSYGLTFSYVNLRSGSDLQDHLLPETTAVFIETPTNPMMITADISSIASVAKKQGVLTIVDNTFLSPYYQKPILEGADISFHSATKYLGGHNDVLAGLIVSNGQELSDRLFFLQNSIGAVLGPMDSWLLIRGMKTLALRMERHTENAKRIVSFLKEHPLITDVLYAGLGGMVSFRVKDAALVPGILRHLRVISFAESLGGVESLLTYPAVQTHADVPKEVRDSVGVCDRLLRFSVGVEHAQDLVEDLRCAIEASELQLRTGEV from the coding sequence ATGGACATAGAGACAAAGCTTGTACAGATTGGAAATCGAAGGGAGAAGGAAACAGGAGCGATCAGCTTCCCCGTAACCTTCTCCACTGCCTTTCTACATCCAGCACTAGGAGAAAGTACGGGCTTCGATTACATCCGGACCAAGAATCCAACTCGAACGGTACTAGAAGAAGCGATAGCTGAAATTGAGGGAGGGGACAGAGGATTCGCCATGAGTTCTGGTATGGCAGCCATTCACGTGATCATGGGCTTGTTTAAACCCGGTGATCATATTATAGCCTCACTGGACTTATATGGAGGAACATACCGACTGTTTGAACAGGTTTGGAAGTCTTATGGGTTAACCTTCAGCTATGTCAATTTAAGAAGTGGAAGCGACTTGCAAGACCATCTTCTCCCTGAAACAACTGCTGTGTTTATCGAAACTCCAACGAATCCGATGATGATAACGGCTGATATTTCAAGTATTGCAAGTGTAGCGAAAAAACAAGGAGTACTTACGATCGTCGATAACACGTTCTTATCTCCCTACTACCAAAAACCCATTCTAGAGGGGGCAGATATTTCTTTTCATAGTGCAACGAAGTATCTAGGGGGACATAATGATGTACTTGCCGGGCTTATTGTGTCTAACGGACAAGAACTATCCGATAGGCTTTTCTTTTTGCAAAATTCCATCGGTGCTGTGCTAGGACCGATGGATTCTTGGTTACTTATCCGCGGGATGAAAACTTTAGCCCTCAGGATGGAACGTCATACGGAAAACGCTAAGCGAATTGTATCTTTTCTTAAGGAACATCCCCTTATAACGGATGTCTTGTACGCTGGTTTAGGTGGGATGGTGTCCTTTCGGGTCAAAGACGCAGCTTTGGTACCGGGGATATTAAGACATTTAAGAGTGATTTCGTTTGCCGAAAGTCTTGGTGGCGTAGAGAGTCTGTTAACTTATCCAGCTGTTCAAACACATGCTGATGTGCCTAAGGAAGTAAGAGATTCAGTGGGAGTGTGCGATAGGTTACTGCGATTTTCTGTCGGAGTCGAGCATGCGCAAGATCTTGTTGAGGATTTAAGGTGTGCGATTGAAGCATCAGAACTGCAATTGAGAACGGGAGAGGTCTAG
- the trpS gene encoding tryptophan--tRNA ligase, which translates to MSKKKIFSGIQPSGLLTLGNYIGAMKQFVELQDEGDCTFCVVDLHALTVPQDPVALRNNVRSLAALFLAVGIDPDKSTLIVQSQVKEHAELGWLMQCVSHMGELERMTQFKDKSTGKDVVTSALFTYPALMAADILLYDTTHVPVGEDQKQHLELTRDIAQRFNNRFGETFVVPEPMIPKVGGRVMSLDDPSKKMSKSNPNEGSYVALLDEPSKIVKKIKRAVTDSENEIRFDPVNKPAISNLLTIYSFCANQTVDELVARYQGVGYGTFKSELADAVVSMLEPIQNRYRELIESDELDRILLRGAEHASVFAEKKMIDVKEKMGLIPRERLTT; encoded by the coding sequence ATGAGCAAGAAGAAAATTTTTTCTGGCATTCAGCCTAGCGGTTTATTAACGCTCGGTAACTACATAGGAGCCATGAAACAATTCGTAGAACTACAAGATGAAGGGGACTGTACTTTTTGTGTCGTCGATCTACACGCCTTGACGGTTCCGCAGGACCCTGTTGCCCTTCGCAATAATGTTCGCTCTTTAGCTGCTTTGTTCTTGGCCGTAGGGATTGATCCAGATAAATCTACTCTAATCGTTCAATCTCAAGTAAAGGAACATGCCGAACTAGGCTGGTTGATGCAATGTGTATCCCATATGGGAGAACTAGAGCGAATGACTCAGTTTAAAGATAAATCAACTGGAAAAGATGTAGTTACTTCTGCTTTGTTTACCTACCCCGCTCTAATGGCTGCGGATATCTTGTTGTATGATACTACCCATGTTCCTGTTGGGGAGGATCAGAAACAACATTTGGAATTAACAAGGGATATTGCGCAGCGCTTTAACAACCGTTTTGGTGAGACTTTTGTTGTTCCTGAACCGATGATACCGAAGGTTGGAGGACGAGTAATGTCCTTAGATGACCCATCGAAGAAAATGAGCAAAAGCAATCCAAACGAAGGAAGCTATGTTGCTTTACTCGACGAGCCTTCCAAGATTGTGAAGAAGATCAAGCGAGCCGTAACCGATTCAGAAAATGAAATTCGCTTTGACCCAGTCAACAAACCAGCGATTAGTAATCTTTTAACGATCTATTCCTTCTGTGCTAATCAGACTGTGGATGAATTGGTTGCCCGCTATCAAGGGGTTGGCTATGGGACGTTTAAAAGTGAGCTGGCAGATGCGGTCGTAAGCATGCTAGAACCGATTCAAAATAGGTACCGTGAGTTGATCGAATCCGATGAGCTTGATCGGATCTTGCTTCGCGGAGCAGAGCATGCTTCCGTATTTGCTGAGAAGAAGATGATCGACGTGAAGGAGAAAATGGGACTTATTCCAAGGGAACGCTTGACTACATAA
- a CDS encoding DUF3905 domain-containing protein has product MSNKKREQQPKLNSPVMEQTIPHQVHSPAYNKSKSDIREPFINEFGVVIGDSFYDSPNSPLNNWSTDVDPAIMAGDQWVHPTNDIGCNSSENAEMIEEGINPLGVPFMHPDKDVSYGRD; this is encoded by the coding sequence ATGAGCAACAAGAAACGGGAGCAACAGCCAAAATTGAATTCTCCTGTTATGGAGCAAACTATCCCACATCAGGTGCATTCTCCGGCTTATAACAAATCCAAGTCAGACATTCGAGAGCCTTTTATTAATGAATTTGGAGTGGTGATAGGAGACAGTTTTTACGACTCTCCTAACTCCCCTTTAAACAATTGGAGTACGGACGTTGATCCAGCCATTATGGCAGGCGATCAATGGGTACACCCAACAAATGATATTGGCTGCAACTCCAGCGAAAATGCTGAAATGATTGAAGAAGGAATTAACCCATTAGGTGTTCCCTTTATGCACCCTGATAAAGATGTAAGCTATGGCAGGGATTAA